TTGGGTTCGCCGATGCCGGATTTGCAAATTCGTTATCCGACACTTATCTTGAGCCTTTCAAGAGAATTTCAAGAGCACGTACACGTCATGGAACAGGGAGCGATTCGCGCCACTAACGCGCCGGCAGATTTATTAAAAACAAAACCGCATTTTGAGATATTGGACGGACTACGAGGCATTGCGGCCATTGTAGTGGTCATCTTTCACTTCATGGAGGTGGTTTATATTCCGACTGAAAACTTTACGGGACACGGCTTCCTCGCGGTGGACTTTTTCTTTTGCCTTTCCGGTTTCGTGATCGCCTACGCTTACGATGGCCGGATGGATAAAATGGGGATCGGCACTTTCTTTCGCTTGAGGTTGATACGCCTGCATCCTTTAGTAATACTTGGTTCTGTTTTGGGCTTACTCACTTTTCTTTTCGATCCGTTTGGCGCTATTCCGGACGGGTATGGATTTGTAAAGATAGGTTTACTGTTTATCACCTCGCTGCTGCTCATCCCTTACCCGGTGATGCCGGAGCGTTACTTCAATTTGTTCAGTTTTAATGCCCCGGCCTGGACGTTGTTCTGGGAATATATAGCCAACATTGCATACGGGCTTTTCCTCTGGAAGGCCAGCCGGCGCATACTTGCCGGGCTTGCGATCGTTGCGGCTATCGGTCTTGGCTATACCGCTTACATAGCAGGAAACGTAATGGGCGGCTGGGGTAAAGACACCTTCTGGCATGCATTGCCGCGCCTCGCCTACTCGTTTACGGCAGGCATGCTTGTGTTCCGTTACCAATGGATCATCCGTAACCGCCTGGGATTTTTGGGGGTAACAGCTTTGCTGCTGGTGGGGTTACTAATGCCGTATTTCCAATATAACTGGTTAATAGAATTAATCGTCGTACTAGTATACTTTCCCTTCCTGGTGGCGCTGGGAGCGGGTGCGCGCCTGCATGAAAGTGTGCGGAGTATTTGTGTCTTTTCCGGCAAAATCTCTTATCCGCTCTATATGACGCATTACGCGGTGATATGGTCGTTCGCTAATTATTACGCAACTTATAAACCGGACGCCGGGCAGCTGGCGGTTATCATTGCCATAGCCGTACCGATATTACTCGGAGTGGCCTGGCTCGCCATGATATTGTACGACGAGCCGGTGCGCAGATGGTTACGAAAAAAAGAACAATAAACACGTCCACATATGAAAAAACTGTTCCCCTTTGCAGCAGGTCTGATATGGATGGCAAGCTGCGCACCATCACAGCCCGCGGTTTCCATTGAAGGTACCTGGAAACTTATATCGGGCACCGTTACCGACAAAAACGGCACGGTGCATACTGATTATACGGATGGCAAATCGTTTGTAAAGATCATTAACGGCAGCCA
This genomic interval from Chitinophaga horti contains the following:
- a CDS encoding acyltransferase family protein, translated to MEQGAIRATNAPADLLKTKPHFEILDGLRGIAAIVVVIFHFMEVVYIPTENFTGHGFLAVDFFFCLSGFVIAYAYDGRMDKMGIGTFFRLRLIRLHPLVILGSVLGLLTFLFDPFGAIPDGYGFVKIGLLFITSLLLIPYPVMPERYFNLFSFNAPAWTLFWEYIANIAYGLFLWKASRRILAGLAIVAAIGLGYTAYIAGNVMGGWGKDTFWHALPRLAYSFTAGMLVFRYQWIIRNRLGFLGVTALLLVGLLMPYFQYNWLIELIVVLVYFPFLVALGAGARLHESVRSICVFSGKISYPLYMTHYAVIWSFANYYATYKPDAGQLAVIIAIAVPILLGVAWLAMILYDEPVRRWLRKKEQ